CCCGAATCGAAGGTTAAGCCTTTGCCTATCAGCGCCAGCTTCTTTTTGGATTTCGGTTTGGGAGGATTGTATTCGATGAGAATCATTTTCGGCTTCTTGTCCGAGCCTTGGGAGACTGCAAGAATTCCGCCCATTTTCTCCTTCTTCAATTGGGCCTCGTCGAAGACCGTAATCTTCAGTTTATTGTCCTTGGCGATCTCCTTGGATCTGGCCACGAATTCTTCCGGGGTAAAATGATTTGCGGGCAGATGAGCTACGTATCTCGCACCGTTCACATATTTACTAACCGCTCTGGATTTTTCAAGTCCTGCTTTCGCGGATTTCTCGGCTCCCTGGTCTTCTAAGACGAAGCTTACGTTCCCGAATTTCAGTTTTCTTTCTTTGAAGTCTTTCGAAAGTGCATTGATGGGGAAGGCTCCTAGGTCGATGGAATTTGCGATTTGGTATACTAGAACGGAAGGGGGTAGCGTCTTTGTCAGAAATCTCGTTAGTTTGATTTCCAGGCCTACCGAATCCCATTTTCTCAATTTCTCCCCGAAGGAGAGGAAGTTTTGAGCCACGCTTCGGATGCTGACCTTGGACGGATCTCCTAGTCCCAGATAGATGATACGTTCGATCTCGTCCGAGAATATTTGGCCGTTTTCTCCGGAAAATATGGAGGAACGAATTTGTTCTCCGAATTTATTTTCTAGTTCCTTGGGGAGATTGTCCTTGGTTACCGGGATGATTTTATATACGTTCTTGGAAGGATTCTTGCCGATGGAAAAATTGATCTTGGATTTTTCTATTTTCATTTTTTTGCTAATACCTTTATATCGCTTAGAATTTCGTCGACATGGCCTTTTACGCTGACCTTAGGATAGATCTTTTGGATCTTGGAATCGGTTCCGACTAAAAAAGTGGTCCTTACGATTCCCATGAATTCCCTACCCATGAATTTCTTAAGTTGCCAGACTCCGTAAGCCTCGCAAATCGCTCCGTCTTCGTCCGAAATTAGGGTAAAATTCAGTTCCTGTTTTTCGATGAATTTTTGGTGGGACTTAACGGAGTCCTTGGAGATCCCGACTACGTTGTACCCTTCTTTCTTAAGTCTTGTGAAATTATCCCTGAAGTCGCAGGCCTCGGTGGTGCAGCCGGGGGTTTGATCCTTTGGATAAAAATATAATACTAAGCCTTTCTTTCCCATCAGATCTTTTAACGAGATCTGCTTACCGCTCTCATCGGGAGCTTTGAAGTCGGGAGCCTTTTGTCCGGTTTTTAAACTACTCATTTTTGCTATAGGTTCCTTGGCGTATTGTTCCGGGTTCCTCGGGATAGACAAGAAAACTTTCTAGAAGGATCGCTCGTCCCTCTCGATTTTCTCCTATAGCGCTCCGGGTTCCGAAGAATCGACTCCGGTTAGAATCGGATCGTCGCGGGCGTCGGTTCAGAATAGGGAAAAGGACGTTGAAAAATCCCAAAAAGGACTTGTGATAGTCTCGGATTCGGGCGACATTAAAGATATGGATCCCAAGGAAAGAATGGAAATCATCCGCCAAGGAAACCAGGCCATGAACGAGGGCGATATTCGTAAGGCCAGAGAATGTTTTCTGAAAGCGGAATATAAGGACGGACTCATTCGATTGGGAGACTATTTCATGTTCGAGAAAAAGCTTCCGATTCTCGCCTACGGTTACTACAAAAAGGCCGGTTACCAGAGGAGAATCGACGAGATCTTCCAGCGTATGCTTTGGGCGCTTTCACAATGGATTGGACCTGATAAATTCAAGACCCAGGAGCCCGAAAGAAAGGCACCCGATCCTGAAGATTTCGTTGTCCATCCCATCCTAAGGCAGACTGCCTTGGATATACTTAAGAAAAATGGAATATCGATTTAATCTACTTTCTTAAGAATTTGTCCTCTGCCCTTGAATTTTTCCATAGTTTCATAAACTCCGAATATATTTCCGGCAATCCAATCGAAGACACGGAGCGGTAATAGCCCCTTTAGAAAGCAGGAAAGATATACGGTCCAAGGCAATATGAGCCTGGGGCTTCCTTTCTTCATCGCTTTCCAAACCTTCGACACCACATATTCAGGGCTTAGTATGGGAGTAAAAAGCATCCCTTTGACTCCTTCGAACATTCCTGTAGAAATATAAGCGGGATTTACCGTCGTAACTTTGATATGATCGTTTCCCGTCTTTTCCAATTCGAGTCGGAGGGAGTCGCTCCAACCGGTCAAGGCCCATTTGGAGGCGCAATAAACGCTCATTTTAGGATTAGAGATGAGTCCTGCCGCGGAGGCTATATTTACGATTCTAAAATCCCGGGAAGGATCTCCCATCATATCGGGCAGAAGATGTCGGGTCAGAAGCATTGGAGCTAGAGTGTTAATCGATATCACGGAGCCGATCTCCGAATCGGGATCGTGTTCCCAAAAGTATTTTCCGCAGACGATTCCCGCATTATTGATCAGGATATCTACGGATCCGATTTCCTTTCGGACCAAATCTAGCGATTCTAGAATCCGCTTCGGATCGCTTAGGTCCAGAGTATGAAGGAGGAGTTTTCCTCCGAAATCGGAGAGTTCTTTTGCGGATTCTTGGAGGCCTTTTGGATCGCGGTCCCAAAGAACGATCGCTGACGCGTTCTCGTTTGCGGACAATTTCGCGTATATTCTTCCCATTCCCATCGCCGCTCCGGTGATGAGGATTCGTTTTCCAGAGACGTTTTTCATATTCTTCTCTCCAAGCGATTCTATCGTGTAGGATATCCGACTTGGAGGTAAAATGAAATTCCAAGAAATATCAAGGTTTTTGCAATCTTGCCTATCCGTCTCCCGTTTCCGACGGAAAATATTCGGTTCCCGGAAAGTAAAACGGGAAGTAAGTTTCATAATTCGAAGGTTTTTCTTCTTTTCATTCTGATTCCTTATTTGAATTTTCTATACTGATCATGAATCAACGCACCGGTCTGAGCCAGAAAGAAGCCGAAAACTTACTCTTGCAATTCGGCAAAAACGAAATCGGCAAGAAGAAGGAATACCGATTGATCGGGACCATTCTGGAAGTCTTGGAAGAACCGATCTTATTCCTCCTAGTGATTTGCGCGGGATTGTATATCGCTCTGGGAGATATGGGAGAAGCCATTCTACTCTCCACGGCATTGATTTTCATTATAAGCATAACGATTTATCAGAAAAATAAAATGGAGAATGCGATCTCTGCTCTAAAGGAGATCGCCTCTCCTAAGGCCACGGTTTTGAGGGACGGGACTTATAGGCAAATTCCCGGCTCGGAAGTGGTTCCGGGTGATTTGGTTTTGGTACGAGAAGGGGAGAGGATCTGTGCCGACGGGATCCTCATCAATCAACTGAATCTAAAAGTGGACGAATCCGCTCTCACGGGAGAATCGATACCGGTCACTAAATCCGTAGGCAATCCCGAAATCGGTTCCGCCGATTTGCCTCCGGGAGGAAACGATTCTCCGTTCGTGTTCTCTTCCGGCCTGGTCGTTTATGGAGAAGGCGTATACAAGGTTTTAAGAACCGGATCCGAGACCCAAATAGGAAGGATCGGATTGGCATTGGAAACGATTTCGACTGACGAGACTCCTTTGCAGTCGGAAACTAAGAGTCTCACTCTATGGATCACTTTATTCGCCCTGGCCGTCTGCGTTTTCTTGGTAACCGAACTTGGTTTGAGAGACGGTAGATGGATCCATGCTTTTCTTGCAGGGTTGACCTTTTCCATGGCGGCTCTCCCCGAAGAGATACCCGTGGTCTTAACCGTATATCTTGCTTTGGGCGCTTGGAGAATTTCCCAAGTAGGAGTTCTGACAAGATCTTTGGGAGCGATAGAGACTCTCGGGTCCGCTTCCGTGCTTTGTGTGGATAAAACGGGAACACTGACCGAAAACCGGATGGCTATCCGAAGGCTTTACGTACCCGCAGGAGATAAGGACGAATTCTTGGACACTCTCCGAGGGACTAAGGAACTTCCCGAGGAGTTCCATTCTATTTTGGAATATGCGATCTTAGCTTCCAAGCGGGATCCTTTCGATCCTATGGAGAAGGCGATTCAGGAATTGGGTTTTTCCACATTAACCGGAACGGAGCACCTTCATTCGGATTGGACTCTGGAAAAAGAATATAGCCTGAGTCCCGAACTCATGGCTTTGAGCTTCGCCTGGAAACGGGAAGATCATTCCAGCGACTTGGTGATCGGAACCAAGGGAGCTCCGGAAGCGATATTCGATCTTTGTCATATGAATTCCGCAGACACGGAAAGATTCAAGGGAATCGCACAAAAGATTTCTTCCGAAGGTCTGCGCGTGTTGGGTGTCGCAAGATCCAAATCGATAACCCAAAAATTACCCGCAAATCAGCATGATTTGGATTTTGAATTCTTGGGGTTGATAGGTTTGGAGGATCCGATAAGAAAGGACGTTCCCGAATCTTTGAGAGAATGTATAGAAGCCGGTATTCGAGTGGTCATGATCACCGGGGACTATATAGGTACCGCTAAGAGTGTCGCTCAAAAAATAGGTCTTTCCAATTTCGATCGCTTTTTTACCGGGGAGGATTTGGCTGCGGATAAAGAAGGAGTATTAGATTATAAGAATGTAGGAATATTCTCCCGAATCAGACCGGAACAGAAGCTGAGCATCGTCCAACGTTTTCAGAAGGAAGGAGAAATCGTGGCCATGACAGGTGACGGAGTCAACGACGCTCCCGCTTTAAAAGCCGCTCATATCGGAGTATCCATGGGAAAAAGAGGCACCGATGTGGCTAGGGAAGCTTCGGATATCGTTCTTTTGGAGGACGATTTCTCCGCGATCGTTCACGCTGTAGCTCTTGGACGTAGGATTTACGAGAATATCAAAAAGAGCATCCGATACATCATCTCCGTCCATGTCCCCATCATAGGATTATCTGTTCTTCCGGTATTCATAGGCGGCCCGCTCTTCTTCTTTCCGGCTCATATTCTTTTCATGGAACTGATTATAGATCCGGCCAGCTCCTTGATCTTCGAAAGAGAAGAAGGGGAAAGAAATTTGATGAAGAGACCGCCCAGATCTAGATCGAGCCGGTTGGTGGACGGAAAAACCGCGGTGCTAAGTATTTTGCAAGGCACCGTGATCTTCGCTGTCGTTCTGGGAGTGTTCTTGTATTCCGAGTCTCAGGGTTGGACTAGGGAAACTTCCAGGTCCCTAGCGTTTATCGCGCTTGTATCTTCGAACTTAACTTTGATCCTTACCAATCTATCCTGGGAGGACCATCTAGGAAAAAGTTTTAGAAAAATCGGTTGGTCTTACTATATTCTTCTTCTTTTTACCGTTACCGTCATTCTCGGATCGTTTTCGAACGAATTTACGATGCATCTTTTCGGCTTCGAGAGAATTTCCTGGGCCTCCGGGATCCAAGTGTTCTTAATCGGAGCGGCCAGTTCCTGCTGGTGGGAAATCGTGAAATGGGTTAGGCGCAACTAAAGGATGCAAAGAGTCCGTCGCGGAATGATTTTTAGGAAATTTCGACTTGAGAAAGAGCAACGCATTTGCGAACGCAATTCTTGACTTTTAGAAAAAATACTCCAAGATCACTTGCATAAATTCCGGAGGCGGTAATGATACGGAAGATTCTAATATTAGGGTTATTGATCGCAGCGAGTTCGACATTCGCGCAAGGAATGGGGCATAATGGCAAACGGGGCGGCGGCCCTTGCCATGAAGATAGGGAAAAATTTTGCAAGGATATGCCTAGAGGGAAAGGCGAAGGCAAAATGCATGATTGTTTGATGAAGAATATCGATTCGGTTAGTTCCGCGTGCAAAGAGCATCTGAATAAAATGAATCCACCTAAATCAAACTAAAAAACTGGCCCCTCGTGAGACTTCCGAGGGGCTTTTCTTAAGAAAAAAATTTCTACTATTCCGCTACAAGCATACATACATCCTGCCAACGGGACTATAGAAATCAATGGCCGGACGCCAAATCATTTCCTCTTTATTCATCCGATTTCTCATACAGATACTTTTTGTCGGTAGCTTGTCTTACTGTCGATTTTTGCAGAAGGATGAGGCAGAGCCGACTCAACAAAGGACCGGTTTGAAGGCCTCTACTTGGTCCCAGGATTTCTATGCGATGGCAAGATACGCGAGACTTTACGATGAAATCCATCCATTCTTGTACAATCTAGAGGGGGGACGGACCAATACGGGCAGAATTCTTTCTGTTTGGAAGCCGGAAGAGATACAAGAGAGAATCCAATGGTTGCGTTTACTTTCTCCCGAAACTCTGATTATTCCTACGATCTTCAGATGGGAAAACGATTTCGAGAAAGTTTCGGATGCGATCGGATTGAACGGAAATACGAAGGTAAGGGACCTGCATATAAGGAATATTCTTTCGGAAGTCGAAAAATACGGATACGACGGGATCGACATAGACTACGAGGGGATGACCTGTGAGAAAAAGGAAGTATTCCAGGATTTCTTAATATTATTAAGAGACGAACTTCATAAAAAAGGAAAATTACTCTCCGTAGCGATCCATCCCAAGACGATCGCGGAAAAACCTTCCGTTTATCCATGTAAAGGTCTTAAGAATCCGATCCAAGTGGATTTTTACGAGGCATATCGAGGCCAATTGACCCATGATTACGAGTTCCTAGGAAAGGTGGCGGATAAGGTAAAGATCATGGCTTACGAATTGCATCCTCGTAAGAACGGTTTTCCGGGACCCGGTCCTCAGGCTCCGGATTGGTGGATCGATAAGATTTTAGAATATGCGGTAAAGAGGATTCCTAACGAGAAGCTTTATATGGCCATCCCCACCTACGGCTACGATTGGCCCTTGAATTGCGATATAGAATCCAAATCGGTGTATTATTCCAGGGCTCGCTGGATCCAAGATAGGATGTCTCCTAGGAAAGAGGAGCCTACGGACGTATTGGAAGTTTTCAAAACTCAGGCCAAGTCGGGAGATTGGGTTTATCTTCGTCCTTATTTATATAGACACCAAGGCCATGTATATTCCGATCCTTCTCTTTGGTACAGGATGGGAGGTTGCGATCGGGTTGCATTCTACATGAATCGGTCCGCTTTCGAGAAGAAGATGAAAATCTTGGAAAAATATAAGATCCGAGGGTTTTCTTTTTGGCAACTCATCGAAGATAACGATCCGGAGATACACCAATATCTGGAAGAGAAGTTGAAAGGAAATACCGATCGGACCGTTAAGAATTAAAAGTCCGTAGACGCGGCTTGATTACATTATTCTTTCATAATGCTTCCGGAGATGATGAGTTTCTGGATTTCACTGGTTCCTCCTCCGATTTCTCCCAGA
The sequence above is a segment of the Leptospira wolffii serovar Khorat str. Khorat-H2 genome. Coding sequences within it:
- a CDS encoding leucyl aminopeptidase → MKIEKSKINFSIGKNPSKNVYKIIPVTKDNLPKELENKFGEQIRSSIFSGENGQIFSDEIERIIYLGLGDPSKVSIRSVAQNFLSFGEKLRKWDSVGLEIKLTRFLTKTLPPSVLVYQIANSIDLGAFPINALSKDFKERKLKFGNVSFVLEDQGAEKSAKAGLEKSRAVSKYVNGARYVAHLPANHFTPEEFVARSKEIAKDNKLKITVFDEAQLKKEKMGGILAVSQGSDKKPKMILIEYNPPKPKSKKKLALIGKGLTFDSGGISIKPAQDMHEMKYDMCGAAAVIHAIGAIAELGLSVPVVAAIGVAENMPDAAALKPGDVYTAHNGLTVEVQNTDAEGRLVLGDVLSYVGKKFKPDYMVDLATLTGAIIISLGHEAAGVMSNSDKLVTLLEEASASSDERVWNLPLWDEYGEDLKSDIADLRNIAGRPGGSLSAAKYLQRFVDTGINWAHIDIAGTAWRKKASGTQIGNGPSGYGVRLLVDLAEKLEKGRGA
- the bcp gene encoding thioredoxin-dependent thiol peroxidase gives rise to the protein MSSLKTGQKAPDFKAPDESGKQISLKDLMGKKGLVLYFYPKDQTPGCTTEACDFRDNFTRLKKEGYNVVGISKDSVKSHQKFIEKQELNFTLISDEDGAICEAYGVWQLKKFMGREFMGIVRTTFLVGTDSKIQKIYPKVSVKGHVDEILSDIKVLAKK
- a CDS encoding SDR family NAD(P)-dependent oxidoreductase yields the protein MKNVSGKRILITGAAMGMGRIYAKLSANENASAIVLWDRDPKGLQESAKELSDFGGKLLLHTLDLSDPKRILESLDLVRKEIGSVDILINNAGIVCGKYFWEHDPDSEIGSVISINTLAPMLLTRHLLPDMMGDPSRDFRIVNIASAAGLISNPKMSVYCASKWALTGWSDSLRLELEKTGNDHIKVTTVNPAYISTGMFEGVKGMLFTPILSPEYVVSKVWKAMKKGSPRLILPWTVYLSCFLKGLLPLRVFDWIAGNIFGVYETMEKFKGRGQILKKVD
- a CDS encoding cation-translocating P-type ATPase, with amino-acid sequence MNQRTGLSQKEAENLLLQFGKNEIGKKKEYRLIGTILEVLEEPILFLLVICAGLYIALGDMGEAILLSTALIFIISITIYQKNKMENAISALKEIASPKATVLRDGTYRQIPGSEVVPGDLVLVREGERICADGILINQLNLKVDESALTGESIPVTKSVGNPEIGSADLPPGGNDSPFVFSSGLVVYGEGVYKVLRTGSETQIGRIGLALETISTDETPLQSETKSLTLWITLFALAVCVFLVTELGLRDGRWIHAFLAGLTFSMAALPEEIPVVLTVYLALGAWRISQVGVLTRSLGAIETLGSASVLCVDKTGTLTENRMAIRRLYVPAGDKDEFLDTLRGTKELPEEFHSILEYAILASKRDPFDPMEKAIQELGFSTLTGTEHLHSDWTLEKEYSLSPELMALSFAWKREDHSSDLVIGTKGAPEAIFDLCHMNSADTERFKGIAQKISSEGLRVLGVARSKSITQKLPANQHDLDFEFLGLIGLEDPIRKDVPESLRECIEAGIRVVMITGDYIGTAKSVAQKIGLSNFDRFFTGEDLAADKEGVLDYKNVGIFSRIRPEQKLSIVQRFQKEGEIVAMTGDGVNDAPALKAAHIGVSMGKRGTDVAREASDIVLLEDDFSAIVHAVALGRRIYENIKKSIRYIISVHVPIIGLSVLPVFIGGPLFFFPAHILFMELIIDPASSLIFEREEGERNLMKRPPRSRSSRLVDGKTAVLSILQGTVIFAVVLGVFLYSESQGWTRETSRSLAFIALVSSNLTLILTNLSWEDHLGKSFRKIGWSYYILLLFTVTVILGSFSNEFTMHLFGFERISWASGIQVFLIGAASSCWWEIVKWVRRN
- a CDS encoding cysteine rich repeat-containing protein, with protein sequence MIRKILILGLLIAASSTFAQGMGHNGKRGGGPCHEDREKFCKDMPRGKGEGKMHDCLMKNIDSVSSACKEHLNKMNPPKSN
- a CDS encoding glycosyl hydrolase family 18 protein, giving the protein MAGRQIISSLFIRFLIQILFVGSLSYCRFLQKDEAEPTQQRTGLKASTWSQDFYAMARYARLYDEIHPFLYNLEGGRTNTGRILSVWKPEEIQERIQWLRLLSPETLIIPTIFRWENDFEKVSDAIGLNGNTKVRDLHIRNILSEVEKYGYDGIDIDYEGMTCEKKEVFQDFLILLRDELHKKGKLLSVAIHPKTIAEKPSVYPCKGLKNPIQVDFYEAYRGQLTHDYEFLGKVADKVKIMAYELHPRKNGFPGPGPQAPDWWIDKILEYAVKRIPNEKLYMAIPTYGYDWPLNCDIESKSVYYSRARWIQDRMSPRKEEPTDVLEVFKTQAKSGDWVYLRPYLYRHQGHVYSDPSLWYRMGGCDRVAFYMNRSAFEKKMKILEKYKIRGFSFWQLIEDNDPEIHQYLEEKLKGNTDRTVKN